In Rhopalosiphum padi isolate XX-2018 chromosome 3, ASM2088224v1, whole genome shotgun sequence, the genomic stretch TTACGTAGgcatactattatacttaaatttaaaaaaaaaatgaccgcCTATTTAAGTTCAAAGAACGATGATGCGTAGGTTATTCGTGACGCCCActgaataaatacttataaaaatcaactgaaatcgtaaaaaattaattcgctCAGACTAAACTCCATTGTCGTTGCAGGACACGCGATGACATGTACTTATATAAGCATAATACAGGGCCGTAtagatgtgtgtgtgtatgtgtgtgtgcacCACGTACGTCGAGTTCCTATATAGTCTAAACGTATATGTCATTGCCCCACTGGACGTACTATAAACAATTTGAGTTACGATCAAAAcactatatgttataatattatttattacatattatgctcGCGCGACAGTAGATATCGgatgatagataataataatggccgTGGGCGACAACCGTGTCTAAAGATGATTTCACTCGAATTCCCGCAGCAAAATAGGTGCGcacattatttaaactatacgcACAGGAATACGATTATCGCGACACCCGGATGTTATATCGTGTAGGTTTTCGTCGCTTTTCTTTGGACCAGCGTGCGGTTTTTCCTCGTGcgtcgtaaatataatatatgtgcgaGCAGCAAGCCCTCGAGCTACCGATGACAcggacaatatttaaaaaatacattatatcgtCCCGATCGACTCTCCTGCTTCACCCCAACTCCATCATGTTCACTTCTACGCCGAAGGGCGCGTGATTAATTATCGATCGACCGGCGTGTATACCGCACGAGATCggttttgatttttatgatttcTAAACGGTAATACAATGTTTTCTCGACATCACACTTCCCGATTATCATTCACGAGTCGCGTCCGCCGATCGTTAATGATATCATTTCTTCTCTTTATCGGCCTGCACAACACgtataatagtactatatacgtatattgctCGCGCAAGGAAAGGGTCCTCGCGCACGCGTCCGTCGTCAAAACTGTCACGTCGTTGCGTTAAGATCGGACACGCgcgtatataggtgtatatatatatatatatatctacacgTAGAAAGTAGGACGCGCGTGTACTCGGAGCTTTCCCCCTCCCCCCACATCGCACATTCCCCGTCTACACTTCCTTCCTTCcgatatatgattatattttaacaagacCGCacgcaaaataatatatacctacgccgTGTCCTGCACAGACTCTGCACGCGAGCCGTTTTTAAATTTCGTCCGACCCGGTCGCGTGAAAGTGAATACATTATCTCGTATAgcgcaacaacaacaacaacaacagcaacaacaacagtaTATAGTAGTAATACCCATAAGTCGTAATTTGTGATCCGCACGTACGATGACAGCGATATATGTAGCAGATTGGCAGGTATACATAGGATTTGTAGCCGAACACGTGCAATGTAACAACAGTAGGTAAAccatgtcgtcgtcgtcgatgaCGTGCGAGCGTAAACGAGGTCGTGCGTGCACGTTCCAAGTTCATCAACATTACGCGGCCAAACCGACACCGGAaggtattatactcgtattattgcCGCACATatccatcataatattatacgcgacaCGGGTACGAAACGATAAACCATTCGCGTGCCTTATTACCTATAagcacacatacatattatattccgtGTAAAGCTCTGACCCCGCACACGCGTATCCGACCGGATCCGACGTGatggtaatattatacagatgcGCTTAAAATGAGCGTTCCGACGCACCTACCGCAATGCCGGCCGCCGGGTCAAAGCATTTTGAACGCATAATATCCTACACATATTACACAGTGCACAGAGGTACACTACGCTACGAACACGAAGGACTGACCCGACTCGCAGCAATAGTTGTTGTTCTTCTCGCAGGCTCGTTATCGTCgtcgttaatattataaatattcgcgTTGGTAATATTTTCGATTCGAagattgaattataaataaatattagcctCGGCAACGAGAAAGAATAACCGTTCGGAACGAAGTAACGCGtcgacgaatataatattatgtaggataCCCGACATCTCGGTTAGCGGGTTCGTCTTGTATTCTTGAATCGTGCAATAACCATATTATACGCGATgtccaaatattatttatcgttgaTTTATAGTTTATGTTCGAAATGAGTTTCACCCGGCAGTTTGGTTGTGAGGCAATGCTGCATTTTTCATAACCACCGCCAcagctttttatattttaaatacttaatataatataatacctactgtaGTATATACACACTGTAAACGTGTacgataaaatacttattaatattctaaaattaaattatgaaattatgatcagtaaaaaccattaatttacatatcataatttaagcataaatatttttgtaacttCATACCTTAATCCAgctaatatttacatacatttaatgtttatgataatttgtaaaataataaaataaaaatattttttcaaatctattaacaaattattgattattatgaataagtaggtaaagatttttattcataacattatagtattttttatatcttaacATTCGATGGCAATGTCCAACTAcattacttaaaaacataatttaccgATTTATAGCACATTaaggttattaaattaataatatattaaactttaaaggtTAGATGCCATTTTCTAAATATGTGTAATAAGTGACataagattaataaaatgtaaatgttcaTAGTTAAGATAttgaaactaatataatatgtttgaggTAGGTTAGAGGTTTTATAGCAACTATTTGCTTGCCAAACGTTGGcagtacatataaaatatatttactataacatTTTGAAATGAATTAATCAGTATTCACAAACcccgataaattaaaatttacgatAATGGGTTatccacatattataatatataatttaattattgataatattataaaatattcttcaagTCATAGGTAATAAAATCGTTTAATAGTATGAAAAGATTTTGAAgacaattatatacctactttacaaattgtaaattacaatttgtagTATTAATACAAGTATAGATTAGTAGATATTATGATTTTAGGCAATGAACAAGAATtaggttaaatataaaaagtttttgtttaatcaaacaataaactatttaatatatagccatataggtaggcAATGTAATAATACTACTTCATAATATGAGTatctatttaatgtaaattagaATACTTAACTCAGTctgttctaaaaattaaatttgttttgattttctGATAAGTTAGACTAGTAAGAGCTACACTATTGTTTTAACTAATTATcaaatttgtcatttttttttcacaggaTCTTGTGATTCGCTATTGTCTCGTATTAAACGTCAACAAGCGTCAACAAGTGAACCAAAAAAAGAGGAAAGTTTTGAGATCGAAATATGTAAAGACAAAGACGCAGGAGAATGGTTTCGGTTAACTGCACAAGATGGTGACAGCTGTCGTGACGTCATTCAGTGCACATCAtcagtaagtaaaatattactattttttccaATGAATATGGTatggatatatcatatatatatatatatataattttagtagttTCAGTGACccataaatacttatatttaaaacgtattgatagttatcataaattataatattactcataCCGTATAAACTGCatgtatgttaattatataccaattataccataaattatacaacttggtttttatttattcgttttgaaattaaaaaaatcaacacatttattatatatttataatttatatgtatcaatattttggtccaatgtttgtaatttgtatagcCCAATCtgaatttattaatcaataaatacctCAAGTAATTAAGGATTTTACTTGCATATTATACGATTTCCGGTCAAATAATATATCAGAGACTTTAATGAgtttaatttgtacattttacagGGACTGCAAGCCATTCGTTGTCCTGCCGGTTTGTACTTCGACATAGAAAAACAAACATGTGACTGGAAGGCCGCAGTAAAGAATTGCAAGTTGAAGAATAAAGAACGCAAAGTCAAACCTTTATTGTTCACAGACGAACCATTGTGTCAGGTATTAGATAAaggattattttttgtatagatttatagtgcatatattatatagttatattattgttgtacgcaTGCGATTTacgattacatattattatagataatgatAATACGTTAGATAATGATAATGCAAACTATTATTTCAGTTCTGCATTGATGTTCTGCATTGATGTTGAAGGTCTTTCAGTGATTAATCCTCGAGTTGTTTTTTAACTCGATTTTCAGagttaaaattagatttaaacgCATTTTATAATGATACGACTAATATTAGATACGCACTGCTGTATTATATTAACAGGCatttgtaaatatacatttcGACAACGATTAGTGTTAGTTTGAACTCTTCTtcgaatattatttacatttaacataGATACAGGTAAACACTAAAATATCTGCATGAGAAATATGTCCAAAACACATTCACCCAAGATTCGCAAAGTtcgcatattttaaaaaagatatgcctaataaattatttgtaataatcgaTTTAGGTGATCATTATCGTAAGTTTTACAGATACTTATAAGcattaataagaaaatagtGAAATTTACGGCACGTccattttgatacattttttttttatcgtcttgatgcaatatagaaaataataatcttagttGTTTCAAATTTTCATCAATTGTTTATTCCCGTGGAACaataaagcatttaaaaaagAGTTATCATTTATGGTGCCGCACATAGGTTCTAAAagcatatacctaaataaatcattaaaatatttaacttttaatcaaatatgattattttgtttgcatatattttatttacatagaaaATACACTCACTCGtgttaaacacatttatatacatattttaatatacctttatatttCCCATTACTATAGGACGGAGAATTGTCTTGTGGTGATAAGTCTTGTATTGAACGAGGACTGTTTTGTAATGGTGAAAAGAATTGTCCCGATGGTTCAGATGAAAATTCTTGTGGTTcgtatgaattaataattactattaaacgAAATGAGTTatctataaaatcataattattttcaaattggcaaataataataaaaacaatatgtattataacttataagatacgTATGGCACATAATCATTAGGTCTTAGTATTTATAGCTGGATACTATTTTAGGTTAAAAAAGAATCTTAAATCAGATTTAAAGTTTgactaaatgaaaaatttagcaatatttatttcaaacttataaattatacatttccatcatctgattattaaaaatacgtttgattaatataatgtattgacgCCCAGATTGTAAAAgtagaaaaatgttttgtacataacataaattatctatttgtaCTATTCGTAGTTAGAaggactatatatatatatattgtatatttgatctttatttaatcttttctaagttattatttaacattcaaatgtatttcaatttctATCTAagctataatacatttttattggtgTAAGAACTTGATAATTGTTCTAATAACACAACGATTTATTTCACAcagctataattttaaattttaaatcgcacgctagtatatttttctgattatcatatttcgttttaaatttaatttttgacatcatatgaaattatttatctttgaaaaaaaaatactgattgcCTAGCTaagattattgaaaaaaattataattattatatagatatgaactttattaaaaaaattttatcaagtGCAAGCTTACAATATAGATACGGttgtactagttttttttttgttttacaaaaactataatacatgaCATGCTAAAAACAATATCACATCGTAGCCTTGCCGGGAATTTGAAAATTACTTTATGGTTCAATAAGCTCTAATTACGGACgtggtaattatttaattaaatttcattttttttttatctatagatAACGATAATGATCCTAATCGCGCACCGCCTTGTGATCCAGCCGTGTGCGTTTTGCCCGACTGCTTCTGCTCCGAAGACGGCACCGGAATACCAAACGACTTGCCGGCCAAAGAAGTCCCTCAGATGATTACGATCACCTTTGACGATGccatcaacaacaacaacatcgAACTGTACAAGGAAATATTCAACGGCAAACGCAGGAATCCCAACGGCTGTGACATCAAAGCCACGTTTTTCGTGTCGCACAAGTACACCAACTACTCGGCCGTACAGGAAACTCACAGGAAAGGTCACGAAATCGCAGTGCACTCTATAACGtacgtactatattattaaataaatgcacCTAATACCTGTACGCGTACATGTCTATGCACTTGTTCTTACGCGAGATTTTCGAAATCCATCGCTACGGCGACGTTGTACATTCGTCCGAGTCGAACGAACGTGTTTCTGTTccggttaaataatattattgtgaaatagTTGCGAATAAGTCTGGATAGAAACACGacggcacaataataatacataattatgtattatacattatgttatatgaaATACCTACAACTTGGGTATATCTAAAAATCAGGTTCTCTCTCGGGACGACAGATTTTTTCAGACGTTCGTAATTCGTATTGGtcttttaatcaaatattaagatTCAAACGATAGTAGTTGTACGCGTTGTCTCGCCGTGTCCGTGTTATGTATACGATTTAagataaatgtattcatttccCTTTCCATTTGAATGCATTATAAGCTGTCTGTACCGGACTAATATAAGATAACCAAACCGATACAATATTTTACGCGATAGAAGTAGTATGAAATTTTTGAACAGTCGTGAAAGTAAGTATACCAACAGATAAACTGGAAAGTAAAATCCATCATGTAATAATCCGGTAGGTTAGGTACCTAACCATAATTAATGCGACTAAAGAGAATGGAATCGATTCggtgaaaaatcattatttataataattccaaTACGGATAataggtaaaattaataaaataatactatacacgtGTCGGTGTAATGAAACatcatcgtttttatttttttcaataatattttaattggcgagtaaaatttcaaatttgaattaatggatttaaatacctaataaataattggcGGCGTATGCATAGGTACTTAACACACTATATGATGATATTTCATTATGCATTTAATTGAGTAGGACGTGTTATGCCGCCGAGGACGATACCAgtcacaatatttaaatattttcataaaatttcgaTTAAAAGACCGatgaaattctttttttttttttattattattatttaatttaatttacgacAAATGTTCACAAGGACACCTTCTCATCGGCAGTTCGAGTTGCGTAATCCAAGTGCAcgagaaattatattatgtacccatACACAATACTGATAATATGTAATAGCATTCCGATCGATGTGTCTGCCGATCACAAGAATGTCGAGAAAATGTTGTATCCGTTTGCATATTGAAATAATACTGACGGTAATGTGTTTGTGAGAAAACCGGTATGAACATGTCAGACAAGTTCTTTTTAGCGGTCTATTTTCTCATTTCTGCTAATCTAATGCTAATGGTTTGGACGTAAgtgtcaaaaaaaatatatacatgtatatatcctatttaatattatattaggtatacttgTATTTTTCAAACCTGTACAACTTGGGCGTGAGGAGTGTATTGCACAAGTGCACAACACATTTTTCAACAGATTCTATTCGTTCGAGATTTTAAactaccaatatttttttttatttttcccctTTTTCCGTGAATTCAACACGATTTAATACGCACGTTTCTCGATTGttctataagtttataacacaaAAAGAGTAACactctttatttttttcctaaaacaTATGATGGGAAGGAACAccttacctattacctattattattattattattattcaaaacaacaCACGATAAGTCTTTGAAATtagttgtgtaaaatattataatgtgtgaaGCGTGTGTGTATCGTGAATTTAGTTGAGTTACGAAATTTTAATTCGAATGGATACCTAATTGAAACAATTTAAGctattagaaatttaatttaaaataaataattccaaAATTGGTTCTTTACActataaagaatttaaaactGTCActgataaacaattattaatttcacattatattacttaatgaGTTATAGTCATGTTATTTTAATCactatctttaataataattttaatttttatacattttcgtcCTTGTTtaattaaagtacctatataatagaacCTTTTGtaggtaaaaaattatatcttgattttttatttaattaaaccttTTTCCGTAGTACATTAACtttgtattaacattataatataataatagcttatgacgtatacaatcaaataaataataaaccttGATTACTTCAGATTATTGATCGATCAATCAACTCGAAGTgaacatataattatagaagATGCAACCATTTTTTTAAGAAGATACTTTAACTAATGTTAGAACACGCACGTTGACATCAACATGTGACACCTATCAAGGTTATAACAAttcgtataatacatttttcactgtcaaaaaaaaaaaaaaaattgcgacaaaagtaattttatattgtgtatacctatTTCCTTTAGtacataaataactattattagtatCTGTTATTATTCTGTGAATTGAAATTAGTTTACTGTTTCTTGAATATTTATCGATGTAGTattaaaataacgattataGAATGAAACTTTCACAGAATTTtcaactataaacatttttatacacctAGCTACCgaaaattctatatttctatgttGATGaactaatagattatttttcttctatttATTGATAGTTGATATATTAGGTAGTAAACATTATCTCAAAAATCGATaatcaatgtttaaaaatttcatgtaagagacaaaattataatattttgaggtTAATATATAAcgaattataccatttataaattCACTAAAAAGAATAAGAATACATTAGTGAAAGACGGAAGATAGAGGTTTATTAGGTCACTgacataataagtaaaattcaaagtacctatatataaaagtaacttttattttcattgatcACGTCATAACTCGTTAATTTGTGGTTATACTGGTTTTGTGGTCGAAACGTCATAAAATTAACCACTAaaagaaaacgtaattttaaattttaaaaacgtctAACGTAGATAGTGGGATAAGTACCTGGTACCTACACTATTTTCttacaaaatgtttaagtatttttttttataaattcaacagATAATACTGAAACTAAACTTTAGCGCATTGCATTCGTAGGTTTTATTTGGCTCTAGATACTgcctatactataatactatagtattcaTAAACAAACaatgttgaaatttaaaataattaactttctTACCAATATCAATAAACTAATCGATTAGATTCGTGTTTTATGTTGGCTATTTAAAAGCAAACAAAAtcgtgtttgtataatatataatgcgatCACACAAGTCATACATTTCAATGATTATCAAAAACTTTTGGCAGAAACGTTTCGCGATAAAGATAATATGTAGGTGCCTAACTAAAATTCGTTATTGCTCACGACTGGTGTCGAATCATACgcatatatagaaataaaatgatGATGATATTATGAAGATCCCTAAAAAAAATGTCTCGGCGAATCATTTGTAATTTCTGCAGACGAACATTACACACATAGCGtaaatacaaatcaatttttttgaatCACGACCACACAGTCAtcatatactcgtatagtcgtatatataatgcaattttaaacCGAATGTCTTGTGCGAAATGAGATTTTCGTCTAAAACTCTAAATGATCGTtacttattatttgtgtttgcgTGTTTACAGGCACAACGACGACGAACAGTTCTGGAGCAACGCCACCGTCGAGGACTGGGCTAAGGAAATGGCCGGTATGCGAATAATCACCGAAAAATACGCGAATCTGACAGACAACAGTGTTGTCGGTTTGAGATCGCCTTATCTGCGCGTGGGTGGCAACAATCAATTCACCATGATGGAAGAACAGGCTTTCTTGTACGATTCATCGATCACTGCACCCCTATCCAACCCACCTCTCTGGCCGTACACCATGTACTTCCGCATGCCCCACAGGTGAGAggcgtacctatatacaataaaaatgtaacgcTGTTATTAATCGTCAGACgacattttcttattttatcacCGTCGATGAaagtttatgtaatattatattaataaattattaacgtttACCGTTTATCGGACAGCGAAAAACCTACTCATTTGTCAAATgacatacctactattattattatacgctattGTTTTATTACTTCCGATAATTGTGTGCTGTAAATAGTTtcaaagcatataatatatagttacggGCAGAGTGACTTATATTGACGTTGTATAGATGTTCGGGAGAtgtgcaattttaatttattcggaTTGTCTCCGTGCCCCGGGAAGGGAGGGGAAGGTTTTGTGACCAAAGCGTGATGTGGTGATTTTAAGTATTCTATCCGAGCACGCTCATTACATGTTATTTTCTTACATTTCACACACGTATTTCAGGTACACGACCtgatgtattatataacaattcataatatctcactactactaataatcgtcatattattatttttgattaggtACGTATACTACTTACCTCCATATTTTCTATTCGGTAAATTCGTAAATTTTTCGATttgataaattttgaaatttattatagtaatgcaATTTTATCACTCATCACTATCGCAGCACtagaataattttgttaaatcatTATGATTAatacttttagttttttttttagtaatatattgcGTCagcgtcatataataatataatgtcatgttaaatatttaaatttgaactcgCCTTTTGGGTACAACATTCAACTTGTTGGAGTATCGAGATTTAGAATAATCTATATTTCGATTTGGATAGTAGGAAGTAGAATGGAATGTTAAATTTCTAGTCGAccatatagattatatactgCAAGTATACAAGATGTTATTCAATCAGCGAAAGTCGTCTAGTTTCAAGGACTAGCGGGCGTATTCTGTACATGATTTTAAAACAGctctataataaaattgtaatttattattttgtttttcatgaatgaataacatatttaagatcaaagtttttttttttcattcaagcATTTTCAGACTATTTTCAATACGTTTTAACGGTCGATCCGTacgatctatattataatattataacgaccaATCGCATTTAAGGTTACCGGTTTGATGACTGCAatactaaattactaataatactattatagtcgTTACGGCGAGCATTCTTTACCGGCTCGACCTATAAAAATGAAAGCatatcgattatattatatagtttgtccGCGTGGAATCAGTTTTACTCACAGCCACAATGTTTGATTCTCGTATAGATGTCACGGAAACTTGCAACACTGCCCGACTCGTAGTCACGCCGTATGGGAAATGGTGATGAACGAACTTGACAGGCGAGAGGACCCCAACTTCGACGAATACTTGCCCGGTTGCGCCATGGTTGACTCGTGTTCCAACATCTTGTCCGGCGATCAGTTCTACAACTTTTTGAACCACAACTTCGACCGGCATTACGACCAAAACCGCGCGCCCATGGGTCTGTACTTCCACGCCGCCTGGCTGAAGAACAACCCCGAATACCTGGACGCGTTCCTTTTCTGGATCGACGAAGTGCTGGCCAACCACAACGACGTGTATTTCGTCACCATGACGCAGGTGATCCAATGGATCCAAAAGCCGAGAATCATCAACGAGGTGAAGAACTTCGAACCATGGAGGGAAAAGTGTGTGGTCGAAGGACCACCGGCCTGTTGGGTACCACACTCGTGCAAGCTGACCAGCAAAGAGGTTCCCGGGGAGACCATCAACTTGCAAACGTGCGTCAGGTGCCCCAACAACTACCCGTGGCTCAACGACCCCACCGGAGACGGTTTCTTCTAAGTCACACGCACATTGTTCCCCGATCTCACACGCCCACACTCATTAATCgaagaagaa encodes the following:
- the LOC132924123 gene encoding chitin deacetylase 1, translated to MRTTMSISLRLLAIACLITFGSCDSLLSRIKRQQASTSEPKKEESFEIEICKDKDAGEWFRLTAQDGDSCRDVIQCTSSGLQAIRCPAGLYFDIEKQTCDWKAAVKNCKLKNKERKVKPLLFTDEPLCQDGELSCGDKSCIERGLFCNGEKNCPDGSDENSCDNDNDPNRAPPCDPAVCVLPDCFCSEDGTGIPNDLPAKEVPQMITITFDDAINNNNIELYKEIFNGKRRNPNGCDIKATFFVSHKYTNYSAVQETHRKGHEIAVHSITHNDDEQFWSNATVEDWAKEMAGMRIITEKYANLTDNSVVGLRSPYLRVGGNNQFTMMEEQAFLYDSSITAPLSNPPLWPYTMYFRMPHRCHGNLQHCPTRSHAVWEMVMNELDRREDPNFDEYLPGCAMVDSCSNILSGDQFYNFLNHNFDRHYDQNRAPMGLYFHAAWLKNNPEYLDAFLFWIDEVLANHNDVYFVTMTQVIQWIQKPRIINEVKNFEPWREKCVVEGPPACWVPHSCKLTSKEVPGETINLQTCVRCPNNYPWLNDPTGDGFF